From the genome of Ananas comosus cultivar F153 linkage group 18, ASM154086v1, whole genome shotgun sequence, one region includes:
- the LOC109724147 gene encoding 60S ribosomal protein L10a-like has translation MSKLQSDALKEAISQVVGDSREKKRKFTETVELQIGLKNYDPQKDKRFSGSVKLPHIPRPKMKVCMLGDAQHVEEAEKIGLDYMDVEGLKKMNKNKKLVKKLAKKYHAFLASEAIIKQIPRLLGPGLNKAGKFPTLVTHQESLEAKVNETKATVKFQLKKVLCMGVAVGNCGMEEKQIQQNVQLSVNFLVSLLKKNWQNVRCLYLKSTMGKPYRVF, from the exons ATGAG CAAGTTGCAGAGTGATGCGCTGAAAGAGGCCATCTCTCAGGTTGTTGGTGATTCTCGAGAGAAGAAGCGCAAGTTCACAGAGACTGTTGAGTTGCAGATTGGGCTAAAAAACTATGACCCTCAGAAGGATAAGCGGTTCAGCGGCTCTGTGAAGTTGCCTCATATCCCACGCCCAAAGATGAAGGTTTGCATGCTTGGCGATGCTCAGCACGTGGAAGAG GCTGAAAAAATTGGGTTGGACTACATGGATGTTGAAGGGCTCAAAAAGATGAACAAAAATAAGAAGTTAGTGAAGAAGCTTGCCAAGAAATATCATGCTTTCCTAGCATCCGAGGCTATAATTAAGCAGATTCCTCGACTTCTTGGTCCTGGACTCAACAAGGCAG GCAAATTCCCCACATTGGTCACACATCAGGAATCCTTAGAGGCCAAAGTTAATGAGACCAAAGCAACGGTGAAGTTTCAACTGAAGAAGGTTCTTTGCATGGGAGTTGCTGTTGGGAATTGCGGAATGGAGGAGAAACAGATTCAGCAAAATGTGCAACTCAGTGTCAACTTTCTGGTCTCTCTGTTGAAAAAGAATTGGCAAAAC GTGAGATGCTTGTACCTGAAGAGCACTATGGGCAAGCCGTATCGCGTGTTCTGA